A genome region from Dolichospermum compactum NIES-806 includes the following:
- the hemH gene encoding ferrochelatase, which produces MGRIGVLLLNLGGPDKLEDVRPFLYNLFSDPEIIRLPFRWMQKPLAWFIATRREKTSQENYKQIGGGSPLRRITEEQGEAIKAQLGELGQEANIYVGMRYWHPYTEEAIAQLTQDNIDKLVILPLYPQFSISTSGSSFRLLEQLWKENPKLQSLAYTVIASWYKEPGYLQAMAELIIGEINKFPQPDDVHIFFSAHGVPKSYVEEAGDPYQQEIEECTTLIMQTLNRPNPHTLAYQSRVGPVEWLQPYTEDALNELGAKGVKNLVVVPISFVSEHIETLQEIDIEYREIAEEAGIHNFGRVPAPNTNPVFIKALCDLIIDVLQQPDLKLSQVTQMKKRVKMYPQERWEWGITTSAEVWNGRIAMLGFIGLIIELITGKGLLHVIGLLH; this is translated from the coding sequence ATGGGTCGTATAGGGGTATTATTACTTAATCTTGGTGGTCCCGATAAATTAGAAGATGTAAGACCTTTTTTGTATAATCTGTTTTCAGATCCCGAAATTATCCGTTTACCGTTTCGCTGGATGCAAAAACCTTTGGCTTGGTTTATTGCTACACGCCGAGAAAAGACATCTCAAGAAAATTATAAGCAAATTGGTGGCGGTTCTCCCTTACGGCGGATTACAGAGGAACAAGGAGAAGCTATCAAGGCGCAGTTAGGTGAGTTAGGACAAGAAGCTAATATCTATGTGGGAATGCGTTATTGGCATCCTTATACGGAGGAAGCGATCGCCCAACTTACCCAAGATAACATTGATAAGTTAGTAATTCTCCCACTTTACCCCCAATTTTCCATCAGCACCAGCGGTTCTAGTTTCCGGTTATTAGAACAACTGTGGAAAGAAAACCCCAAACTCCAAAGTCTTGCGTATACAGTCATTGCCTCTTGGTACAAAGAACCAGGTTATCTCCAAGCAATGGCAGAACTCATAATTGGCGAAATTAATAAGTTTCCACAGCCGGATGACGTGCATATATTCTTTAGCGCACATGGTGTACCTAAAAGCTATGTAGAGGAAGCAGGAGATCCCTACCAGCAAGAAATTGAGGAATGCACAACCTTAATTATGCAAACTCTCAATCGTCCCAATCCCCACACCCTCGCCTATCAAAGTCGTGTTGGTCCAGTAGAATGGCTACAACCCTACACAGAAGATGCACTCAACGAACTCGGCGCTAAAGGTGTGAAAAATTTGGTAGTTGTCCCCATTAGTTTTGTTTCTGAACATATTGAAACACTACAAGAAATTGACATTGAATATCGAGAAATAGCTGAGGAAGCAGGAATACATAACTTCGGACGAGTTCCTGCTCCTAATACTAACCCAGTTTTTATCAAAGCTCTATGCGACCTGATAATTGATGTCTTGCAACAACCTGACCTCAAACTCTCTCAAGTTACCCAAATGAAAAAAAGGGTAAAAATGTATCCCCAGGAACGTTGGGAATGGGGAATCACCACCAGCGCAGAAGTTTGGAATGGTCGGATAGCTATGCTAGGTTTTATTGGGTTAATTATTGAATTAATCACTGGTAAAGGCTTACTGCACGTTATCGGACTTTTACATTAG
- the plsY gene encoding glycerol-3-phosphate 1-O-acyltransferase PlsY, with protein MFLWLSLCGVVVLLAYLFGSFPTGYLAGKLLKGIDIREVGSGSTGATNVLRTLGKVPGAFVLLIDALKGVLAINLGYALFNIAYSQNLIPPTVNPEIWQPYLVTLAGLAALLGHSKSIFLGFTGGKSVASGVGILLAISWQVGLSTLGVFALVIAISRIVSLSSIAGAVAVSILMVIFHQPLAYILLGLTGGLYVIIRHRTNIERLIAGTEPKIGQKVETQTEQVT; from the coding sequence ATGTTTCTTTGGTTAAGTTTGTGTGGAGTGGTGGTTTTATTAGCTTACCTCTTTGGTTCTTTTCCCACTGGATATCTAGCAGGTAAGCTATTAAAAGGAATTGATATTCGAGAAGTTGGTTCTGGTTCAACAGGTGCAACTAATGTTTTGAGAACCTTGGGTAAAGTCCCAGGGGCATTTGTGTTATTAATTGATGCTTTAAAAGGAGTATTAGCCATAAACTTAGGTTATGCTTTATTTAACATTGCTTATAGTCAAAACTTAATTCCACCAACTGTAAATCCCGAAATTTGGCAACCTTATTTAGTCACATTAGCCGGGTTAGCCGCCCTTTTAGGACATAGTAAATCCATCTTTCTTGGTTTTACTGGTGGTAAATCTGTGGCTAGTGGTGTGGGAATTTTACTAGCTATAAGTTGGCAGGTTGGATTATCAACATTAGGCGTATTTGCATTAGTCATTGCCATTTCTAGAATTGTCTCTTTAAGTTCTATTGCTGGGGCTGTGGCTGTTTCCATTTTAATGGTAATTTTCCATCAACCTTTAGCCTACATTCTTCTGGGTTTGACTGGCGGTTTATATGTAATAATCCGTCACCGCACCAATATTGAGCGATTAATTGCGGGTACAGAACCAAAAATTGGTCAAAAAGTAGAAACACAAACAGAACAAGTTACTTAG
- a CDS encoding class I SAM-dependent methyltransferase yields the protein MATIFRDLSYRYQWLYDGISRLAAVTVGGEPRFRQLALQNLKLQSDTQILDLCCGSGQVTRFLVNFSENVTGLDASPLSIKRCQENVPNATYIKAFAEDMPFADNLFDVVHTSAALHEMQSEQLRKIIKEVYRVLKPGGVFTLVDFHPPTNPIFWPGLAVFFWLFETQTAWELLKTDLPGLLTDYGFDVGKPSLYAGGSLQVIQGRKIVE from the coding sequence ATGGCAACAATTTTTCGAGATTTGAGTTATAGATACCAATGGCTATATGATGGCATCTCTCGGTTAGCGGCTGTGACTGTGGGTGGTGAACCCCGGTTTCGTCAACTGGCTTTACAAAATTTAAAACTACAATCAGATACTCAGATCTTAGATTTATGCTGTGGTAGTGGTCAAGTAACCAGATTTTTAGTAAATTTTTCGGAAAATGTCACCGGCTTGGATGCTTCCCCATTATCTATAAAACGATGCCAGGAAAATGTACCAAATGCCACTTATATAAAAGCATTTGCTGAGGATATGCCTTTTGCAGATAATTTGTTTGATGTGGTACATACTAGCGCAGCCTTACACGAAATGCAGTCAGAACAACTCCGCAAAATCATTAAAGAGGTTTATCGGGTATTAAAACCAGGAGGAGTTTTCACTTTGGTGGACTTTCACCCCCCAACAAATCCGATATTTTGGCCGGGGTTGGCGGTATTTTTCTGGTTGTTTGAAACCCAGACAGCTTGGGAATTGTTGAAAACGGATTTACCTGGTTTGTTAACAGATTATGGTTTTGATGTGGGTAAACCTAGTTTATATGCTGGTGGAAGTTTGCAGGTAATTCAGGGAAGAAAAATTGTTGAATAG
- a CDS encoding DUF3086 domain-containing protein, which produces MNPEESPTPEPINEWLEQIEVQPPTDEPPEKPSTNLQLETKASGELATSETTETTALEAKDSLYIQAEQRLAQLQQKSSYLSAEIAELETTYATLQTQIGVTQTALSQVVQDSLSQLEQRKQALQISVEQLERRQERIRNEMRTTFAGTSQDIAIRVQGFKDYLTGSLQDLASAAEQMQLVQPVREREKPAPKEAKPVKEQMDNATLSLSEMPQLGQQQFQDTTKKIRRLLDQYRNQPDYYGPPWQLRRTFEPIHAEKISNWLFTLGGRGALRTMGSRLQNILIASSAISILHQLYGDRVRTLILANTPERLGEWRRGLQDCLGIGRPDFGPDRGVVLFEAPTALAQKAERLVKANQMPLIIIDDSEEQISLALLQFPLWLAFAPDPKTMKDRDFDDDF; this is translated from the coding sequence ATGAACCCAGAAGAATCTCCAACTCCAGAACCCATAAATGAGTGGTTAGAACAAATAGAAGTGCAACCCCCTACAGATGAACCACCGGAAAAACCATCTACCAATTTACAATTAGAAACTAAAGCATCTGGTGAATTGGCAACGTCAGAAACAACAGAAACAACAGCACTAGAAGCAAAAGATTCACTATATATACAAGCAGAGCAAAGATTAGCCCAATTACAGCAAAAGTCATCATACCTCAGCGCAGAAATTGCTGAATTGGAAACTACTTATGCTACCCTTCAGACGCAAATTGGTGTAACTCAAACCGCACTCTCACAAGTTGTCCAAGATTCATTATCACAGTTAGAACAACGCAAACAAGCCTTACAAATTTCTGTCGAACAACTCGAACGTCGTCAAGAACGAATTCGTAATGAAATGCGGACAACCTTTGCCGGGACATCTCAAGATATAGCAATTCGGGTACAAGGTTTTAAAGACTATCTCACAGGCAGTTTACAGGATTTGGCATCAGCAGCAGAACAAATGCAGCTTGTACAACCTGTACGAGAACGGGAAAAGCCAGCGCCGAAAGAAGCTAAACCTGTGAAAGAACAAATGGACAACGCCACGCTATCGCTATCGGAAATGCCACAACTTGGTCAACAGCAGTTTCAGGACACTACTAAAAAAATCCGGCGCTTACTTGACCAATACCGCAACCAACCAGATTATTATGGACCACCTTGGCAGTTACGCCGCACCTTTGAACCAATTCATGCAGAAAAAATCTCAAATTGGTTATTTACCCTTGGTGGACGGGGTGCTTTGCGGACAATGGGTAGCCGCTTACAGAATATTTTAATTGCTTCATCGGCAATTTCGATATTACATCAATTATATGGCGATCGCGTGCGAACCCTAATTTTAGCAAACACTCCAGAACGTTTAGGCGAATGGCGACGCGGTTTACAAGATTGTTTAGGTATCGGTCGTCCTGATTTCGGACCAGACAGAGGAGTGGTATTATTTGAAGCACCGACAGCTTTAGCTCAGAAAGCAGAAAGATTAGTTAAAGCCAATCAAATGCCTTTAATTATCATTGATGATTCTGAGGAACAAATCAGTTTAGCATTACTACAATTCCCTCTCTGGTTAGCTTTTGCCCCTGACCCAAAAACCATGAAAGATCGAGATTTTGACGATGATTTTTAA